The sequence below is a genomic window from Sebastes fasciatus isolate fSebFas1 chromosome 11, fSebFas1.pri, whole genome shotgun sequence.
AGAGACGAAAGGTGAGCAGTCTGATAGACCCTGCAGCCCCTCAGGGGTCTGAACCAGGGACGCACCGGTCCCACTATTTCAGTCCTGATATCCGGTACCTGGGCTCTGGGTGTCGGCCTGATATCCGGTACCTGGGCTCTGGGTGTGGGTAACGGGTGTGAACTGAACTCTGTGGTGTTCCAggttcagaggaggaggaggccccGGCCGGCCCGGAGCTCGAGGTTACTCTGAGGACTACGGGGGCCAGGAGGACAGCTTTGAGGGCCCCGAGGAGATGAGTCGAGGCTGGGACAACGGAGGTCGAGGGAGACCTCCTCGGGGAGGAGGTCCAcccagaggaggaggtgagacgTGTCCCCTGGTCCTCACCAGGACAGAggccccgttcacacctggtattaatgagttaatgttaataatgtaatgttaataccaggtgtgaacggggccTCTGAGGACTcataataccaggtgtgaacggggccTCTGAGGACTCAtgataataccaggtgtgaacggggccTCTGAGGACTCAtgataataccaggtgtgaacagaaaACTATTTCTGTGCAGACTCTTATTGTGGCGGGTGTCTCCTTGGCTTCCTGTCTGCAGGTCACGATGGTTACCGGGACGGTCAGCAGATGCATGATGGGACGTCTCCGGCTGGTCGTGAGCGCTCCTCGTCCCTGCAGGGGATGGACATGGCGTCTCTGCCCCCCCGGAAGCGCCCGTGGCAGGACGGACCGGGAACCGGAGACCCCCGAGAGCGCGAGTCCCCCGGAGCTGACGGAGGTCAGAGTTCAgctgcccccccaccccacatCTGATGCCATAAACCAAGTCCTGTTTAATTGACCCCCTTTGTTCCCGGCAGGTCGCCCCCCCCAGAGGGAGGACGGCGGTTACGGTCCGCCTGGTCGGGGTGGACGAGGCGGCTGGGGTCCCGGAGGAGGACCTGGACCAGGACCGGCCCTTAGGAGAGGAGGACCAGCACCCAGAGGACCACCGAGGGGGGGCGTCCGGGGCCGGTAGTCCTGAAGAACAGAACTCCCATcaccccgcccccccccccccaccccacagaCCTGATCCCCGAAACCTTCAGACAAACTTTGGTCATGTGACACACGGAGATCTACGCTGGTTTGTGATTGGTCCGTACGGACGGAGCCGACAGGAAGCAGCCGCGTCACCGAGGCTGGTCTCTGATTGGTCCGTACGGACGGAGCCGACAGGAAGCAGCCGACAGGAAGCAGCCGCGTCACCGAGGCTGGTCTCTGATTGGTCCGTACGGACGGAGCCGACAGGAAGCAGCCGACAGGAAGCAGCCGACAGGAAGCAGCCGACAGGAAGCAGCCGCGTCACCGAGGCTGGTCTCTGATTGGTCCGTACGGACGGAGCCGACAGGAAGCAGCCGACAGGAAGCAGCCGCGTCCCCGAGGCtggttttaatgtaaaatactGTAGAGAATCATCACGTCTCTTTTATTTCAGAGTCACAGTCTTGTTGCTTTTTGTAAAAGATTtctatgtttgtgttttcactgaggtggacaataaagattCACACTTCAACTCCGTCGTCACGACACCTTCATTAACACCTAATAACACCTCGTTAATACCTAATAATACCTAATTTACACCTAATAACACCTCGTTAATACTTAATAATACCTAATAATACCTacgctgtgttgaatactccattctgattggtcaatcatggtgTTGTGCAGTCtgatatttctttataacagaccgttgctacgtatagcagaccattgctacgtataacagacagttgctacgtataacggaccgttgctacgtatagcagaccgttgctacgtataacggaccgttgctacgtataacagagcgttgctacgtataacggaccgttgctacgtatagcagagcgttgctacgtataacggaccgttgctacgtataacagagcgttgctacgtataacggaccgttgctacgtatagcagaccgttgctacgtataacggaccgttgctacgtataacagagcgttgctacgtataacggaccgttgctacgtatagcagaccgttgctacgtataacggaccgttgctacgtataacagagcgttgctacgtataacggaccgttgctacgtatagcagaccgttgctacgtatagcagaccgttgctacgtataacggacagttgctacgtatagcagaccgttgctacgtataacggaccgttgctacgtatagcagacagttgctacgtatagcagaccgttgctacgtataacggaccgttgctacgtatagcagacagttgctacgtatagcggaccgttgctacgtataacggaccgttgctacgtataacggacagttgctacgtatagcagaccgttgctacgtatagcagacagTTGCaaagtataacagaccgttgctacgtataacggaccgttgctacatacATAATATCTCGTTAATACCAATTAATTTATATCCAAAAGAGGTGAATCATGTCTGTAAATTAATATTTACTACTGAGTACTCGGAGTACTCAGAGTACTCCGAATACTCTGAGTACTCTGAGTACTCAGTCAGTACTCAGTATTGTGTtcacaggtcagaggtcagaggtcacagctgATACATGAAACCATCTTTAgttttttatttccttattAAAGTGATTTTCTTCAGAAACATGTTATTGATTAAAGCGCCTCAGAGgagatacagtatattatacagtctattatacagtctatatacagtctgttatacagtctatagtctATTATGCAGTCTATAGTCTGTTATACAGTCTATAGACtgttatacagtctatagtctgttatacagtctatagactgttatacagtctatagactgttatacagtctgttatacagtctatagtctattatacagtctgttatacagtctatagtctGTTATACAGTCTattatacagtctatagtctgttatacagtctgttatacagtctatagtctgttatacagtctatagtctgttatacagtctatagtctgttatacagtctatagactgttatacagtctgttatacagtctatagtctGTTATACAGTCTattatacagtctatagtctgttatacagtctatagtctattatacagtctgttatacagtctatagtctGTTATACAGTCTATATACAGTCTGTAGGAGTCCCTCTGAGCAGGACAGCGTTCAGGGTCTAGTCTCAGTGAGTCCTGCAGGACAGCGTTCAGGGTCTAGTCTCAGTGAGTCCTGCAGGACAGCGTTCAGGGTTTAGTCTCAGTGAGTCCTGCAGGACAGCGTTCAGGGTCTAGTCTCAGTGAGACCTGCAGGACAGCGTTCAGGGTTTAGTCTCAGTGAGACCTGCAGGACAGCGTTCAGGGTTTAGTCTCAGTGAGACCTGCAGGACAGCGTTCAGGGTTTAGTCTCAGTGAGTCCTGCAGGACAGCGTTCAGGGTTTAGTCTCAGTGAGTCCTGCAGGACAGCGTTCAGGGTCTAGTCTCAGTGAGACCTGCAGGACAGCGTTCAGGGTTTAGTCTCAGTGAGTCCTGCAGGACAGCGTTCAGGGTTTAGTCTCAGTGAGACCTGCAGGACAGCGTTCAGGGTCTAGTCTCAGTGAGTCCTGCAGGACAGCGTTCAGGGTTTAGTCTCAGTGAGACCTGCAGGACAGCGTTCAGGGTTTAGTCTCAGTGAGTCCTGCAGGACAGCGTTCAGGGTTTAGTCTCAGTGAGTCCTGCAGGACAGCGTTCAGGGTTTAGTCTCAGTGAGTCCTGCAGGACAGCGTTCAGGGTTTAGTCTCAGTGAGTCCTGCAGGACAGCGTTCAGGGTTTAGTCGCAGTGAGTCCTGCAGAGGAATGTCCCGGTGGTCTCCAGCTGGTCCCGGTCAGACCGGGTCAGACCGGCAGACTCCTCCTGATGCTGGTCTTCAGCAGCCCCCCCAGGAGGCGGACCCCGGCGGTCCCCCCCGGCAGCAGGGCCACCAGGTAGACCAGGACCACGGAGACCTGTAGTCCGGCTCCCAGCGCCGTCAGCGCGGTGCTGTGGAGCCGCAGCGCCGCGTACAGAGTCCCGCAGAGCGAGACCAGGTACCAGGCGGCTCCGGGGGAGTTCTGCAGACCGGAACAGAGTCTTCCGGGTCCCAGCAGGACCCCCGCGGCCAGCAGGAGGAACAGGGACCCCAGAGACCACAGCAGGGCGAACTTGCGGGAGTAGACCAGCAGCAGCGGAGCGTAGAGACCCGCCAGACTGAAACATAGCAGGGACAACAGAACCAGAACCCCCAGGACCAGGACCCGCTGAGACCGGCTCATAGGCAGGCACGGGTCCGGATCAGACCAGGACCACGACCACGAGCCGGACCAGGGCCACGACCACGACCCGGGTCCTCCAGAGCTCGGTCCAGACCCGGGTCcgggtcctggtcctggtctgcCGGTCCAGGGTCTGGACCACCGCCCGAACCAGCTCCCCGGGACCGGATCCGGCTCCGCCTGGTCCAGGTCCACCGTGGTGCTGGATCCGGACTGGGAGGTGGTTCTGGTTCCTTTAGACTGGGACTGGGATCCGGACTGGGATCCGGACCGGGTCAGGTAGTCCTGAAGCTGCCGGTTCAGATCCGCCATCACGggaagctaacaggctaactgCTAACAGGAAGCAGGAAgcacttcttcttctgctgctgctaaaCTTCCGGTAGTCCTCCACAGGTCCTCTCTGACTTCCGGTAGTCCTCCACAGGTCCTCTCTGACTTCCGGTAGTCCTCCACAGGTCCTCTCTGACTTCCGGCTGCTGGTTCAAACCTTTTATAGACAAAAAAtagacatatacatatatatatgtatatatacttttttcAGAGATCAGTTGtagtatttattaattattaattattaattatttctaGATGAATATAGATAATAATCAATAAGATCAGAGGTGTTTATATTTACAGTCTCTGGTTTCAGACTCTTATTTTGGTAAAAGTCACATGACTTCCGTTCACAGCTGTCAGTCTAAaattaacccccccccccccacacacccaTCTAGGgtatcagcagagagagagagagttcattCAGAGAGCTGATCAGAGGAAGGAACAACCTTAACTAACCAggtaacactcacacacacacacacacacacactcacacacacacacacacactcacacacacacacacacacacacacacacactcacacacacacactcacacacacacacacacacacactctctcacacacacacacacacacacacacacactcacacacacacactcacacacacacacacaagcacacacacacacacacacacacacacacactcacacacacacacacactcacacacacacactcacacacacacacacacacactctctcacacacacacacacacacacacacacacacacacaagcacacacacacacacacacacacacacacacacacacacacacacacacaagcacacacacacacacacacacacacaagcacacacacacacacacacacacacacacacacactcacacacacacacacacacacactctctcacacacacacacacacacacacacacacacacacacacacacacactctctgtctcATGAGGTCTATCTCAGTCTGGTCcaggttagcctagcttagcataaaacaCTGCTACAGAGCTCCATGTACTtctagtactaataccacagtagaAGTACTCTGTTCCAGTAGAAGTACTAGTAGAAGTACTCTGTTCCAGTAGAAGTACTAGTAGAAGTACTCTGTTCCAGTAGAAGTACTCTGTTCCAGTAGAGGTACTAGTACTCCTTCCTCCCGGTCCTCAGTAGTAGTGTATGTTAACGTGTGTTTCTTGACAGATGATGACGCTGTCTCAGATCACGCCCACGCTGTTCCTCAGCGGCGCCGACGCCCCCCTCAACGCCGCGCTGATGTCACAGAAAGGCATCACGCTGATTGTCAACGCCACGCTCAGCCACGCCTGCCCCGCCTACCCGGGGGTGGAGTGCGTGCGGGTTCCCGTCCCCGACCTGCCCAGCGCTCGCCTCGGAGACCACTTTGACCGAGTGGCCGAGCGTATCCACGGCAACCGTGGGCGGGGCACTCTGGTGCACTGCGCCGTCGGTATGAGCCGTTCGCCGGCGTTAGTGATGGCGTACCTGATGCGGTACCGAGCGGTGACGCTCCGCCAGGCGCACCGCTGGGTGCAGGACAGCCGGCCCTTCGTCAGGCTGAACGCCGGCTTCTGGGAGCAGCTGCTGCAGTACGAGAGGAGGCTGTACGGCAAGAACACGGTCAGGGTGGCCGCGGTCCGAGAGACGCCGACGCCACCGCTGGCGCCCAGGTCGGTGCCGCCGCAGCAGACCAACCGGCTAACGCTGGTCCACAAGTCGCCTCTGATGATCCGGGCATCACTGATGTCACCGTCGCAGGCGATGACACCAGCAAACAAGCGAAGAAGAGGAACCAAATCCAGCAGCATCAAAGTCTAAACGCTGAGGGGCCGCCGACGGAACGGCGAGGGACAGCTGACAGAACGCCGAGGGACAGCTGACAGAACGCCGAGGGGACGCCAAGGGGCCGCAGAGGGGCCGCTGCTcgcaaacacaaaaaacaacctTTTCTTCCTTGTGTAAACCTACataacccacaatgcaactggaCCACTGACAGCGGAGGTCAGGGCGGTGGCGACCTGCGACCAAACGGACTTCACCGACGTGACGACGttccacatttatttagttAAACTGATCTGATGTTGTAAATCTAAATGTTTCTGTCTCAGCTGGAAAACATTCAATCTGATTATTACACGGctctgttgaatactcgattctgattggtcaataacggcgttctgcagtctgtttacatatagcagaccgttgctacgtatagcagaccgttgctacgtatagcagaccgttgctacgtataacagaccgttgctacgtatagcagaccgttgctacgtataacagaccgttgctacgtatagcagaccgttgctacgtataacagaccgttgctaaggaCACAGCTCTGATGAAAAATTATGGCCTTCTTCAGTGAGTAaccgtgtaataagcgtgataacgtacagctagcgggtcattataGAGCAATAAGCGTGATaacgtacagctagcgggtcattataGAGCAATAAGCGTGATaacgtacagctagcgggtcattataGAGCAATAAGCGTGATaacgtacagctagcgggtcattataGAGCGATAAGCGTGATaacgtacagctagcgggtcattataGAGCAATAAGCGTGATaacgtacagctagcgggtcattataGATTAATTAGCGTGATaacgtacagctagcgggtcattataGAGCaataagcgtgataatgtacagctagcgggtcattataGAGTGATAAGTGTGATaacgtacagctagcgggtcattataGAGCAATAAGCGTGATaacgtacagctagcgggtcattataGAGTGATAAGCGTGATaacgtacagctagcgggtcattataGAGCAATAAGCGTGATaacgtacagctagcgggtcattataGAGCAATATGCGTGATaacgtacagctagcgggtcattataGAGTGATAAGCGTGATaacgtacagctagcgggtcattataGAGCGATAAGCGTGATaacgtacagctagcgggtcattataGACTGATAAGCGTGATaacgtacagctagcgggtcattataGAGCGATAAGCGTGATAACGTACAGCTAGCGGCTCATTATAGACTGataagcgtgataatgtacagctagcgggtcattataGACTGATAAGCGTGATAACGTACAGCTAGCGGCTCATTATAGACTGATAAGCGTGATaacgtacagctagcgggtcattataGAGTGATAAGCGTGATAACGTACAGCTAGCGGCTCATTATAGACTGATAAGCGTGATaacgtacagctagcgggtcattataGACTGATAAGCGTGATaacgtacagctagcgggtcattataGAGTAATAAACGTGATaacgtacagctagcgggtcattatagagtaataagcgtgataacgtacagctagcgggtcatt
It includes:
- the LOC141776339 gene encoding dual specificity protein phosphatase 18, which encodes MMTLSQITPTLFLSGADAPLNAALMSQKGITLIVNATLSHACPAYPGVECVRVPVPDLPSARLGDHFDRVAERIHGNRGRGTLVHCAVGMSRSPALVMAYLMRYRAVTLRQAHRWVQDSRPFVRLNAGFWEQLLQYERRLYGKNTVRVAAVRETPTPPLAPRSVPPQQTNRLTLVHKSPLMIRASLMSPSQAMTPANKRRRGTKSSSIKV
- the sft2d3 gene encoding vesicle transport protein SFT2C, yielding MADLNRQLQDYLTRSGSQSGSQSQSKGTRTTSQSGSSTTVDLDQAEPDPVPGSWFGRWSRPWTGRPGPGPGPGSGPSSGGPGSWSWPWSGSWSWSWSDPDPCLPMSRSQRVLVLGVLVLLSLLCFSLAGLYAPLLLVYSRKFALLWSLGSLFLLLAAGVLLGPGRLCSGLQNSPGAAWYLVSLCGTLYAALRLHSTALTALGAGLQVSVVLVYLVALLPGGTAGVRLLGGLLKTSIRRSLPV